The Echinicola jeungdonensis genome segment CCGGTCCATTCCTTCCTGATACGGGAAAATAATTTTATGAGTAAGTTCAATAGGCTGGTCTTTGTCCCCGGTAGAATTGGCATTTACTTTGATGTCTTCTAATGGAAGGGCACCTTCACCATACTGAAATTCTGGCAACAAATAATAATTTGTTTTTTCCGTTACCAAATCCGATGGAATGCTGGCCTTAATAACTGCCTGCACGGAATCTTTGAATAATATCAAAGGATCATTCTCCACAGTAATTTGTTGTCCGGCGGTTTTGTTCATTAAAGCTTTAGAGCTACAGCCGACAAAAACCAATGATAAACAAATCATTAGCCAGGTATAGGTTCGTTTCATAAGAGATGGAAGGTGAAATTTATTTATTAGAATATTCATTATATTTTGACTAATTTTAATTTCCAAATTATGCAGACCAATATGGAAAAATTAAAAATTTTCTTTGAAGAAAGGGCTTTTGGCGTTTGCTCCAAACTTGGAGAAAAACTCCGGTTTCCCATTGACAGCATCCGATTGTTTTTTATATATGCTTCATTCATCACTTTGGGTTCCCCAGTCATCATTTATGTAAGCCTGGCTATGATGATGAAAGTCAGAAAATATTTCAGAAAGAGCAATAATCCAGTCCTATTTGACTAGATATCCCCAAACTTTTTATTTCCCTTTAAATAATAAACCCAAATAACCGAGGGGATCTTCTTCCCGATTTTTCGGAAGGGCAATTTTGATGCCAAAGGGGCCTTTTTATTTATTCGGCCTTTAAATTTTAAAAAATCCCTATAGGCATTCAACACAGCCTTGGAATGGGCCCATTCCCCTTGGATCAAAAAATGGACAGCTGCTCCTGCATCTAAGAATATCCTGGCCAAAGTAATTTTAAAAAAAGAACTAGGAGTTAAATTTTTATACAGCATCAAAAGATTATTTCTAAAATTCAAATAGGTTTTGAATGGGCTGGATCTGGACAAAGTTCCTCCTCCAACATGAAAAACTGAGGTGTTTCCAATGCACCCTAACTTGTATCCCAACCTACTAAACCGCCAACATAAGTCAATTTCTTCCATATGGGCAAAAAATATATCATCAAAGCCCCCTTCCTGATGAAACAAGGAAGACCTGACTACAAAGCAAGCCCCAGATACCCAATCTACCTCCATCATTTCGTCATATTGCCCTTGATCCTTTTCCAAGGTATGCAATACCCTGCCCCGGCAATAGGGGTATCCTAATGTATCGATAAACCCACCTGCTGCACCTGCATAATCAAACTTCCCGGGAAATTGATGGGATAAAATTTTGGGTTGGACCGCTGCAAAATCAGGATGCTCCTCCAACCACTGAACCAAAGTCAAGTCCCAGAAGGGACTGACTTCTACATCACTATTGAGGAGGATATAGTATTCAAATTCTCCTTTCAGGGATTGAAGGGCCAAGTTGTAGCCTTTACTAAAACCATGATTTTTTTCAAGTAGAACAGTCCTGATTTTGGGATAATGTTCTTTCAAAAAATGAACCGATTCATCAGTACTGGCATTATCGGCAATGATGATTTCAAAGTGACTGTTTTTAATGACGTTGGGAAGGAATTTTTGTAACATTTCCTTCCCGTTATAATTCAATATAACAATGGCCGCCTTCTGCATTAAACCATATTGCCAAAATCCATCCCAGGGATATTGGGCATCAATCCTTCAGTGGCTTTTTTCATTTCCTCTTTAATCTTTACCTCAATAGATTCATAAGCCTTATTGGTTGCTGCAACTATCAAATCCTTCAACATTTCCTTATCATCAGGGTTGACCAGGCTGTCATCTATCACAATATCGACCACTTTACGGTGTCCATTTACAACTACTTTTACCATGCCCGCTCCAGATTCTCCTTCAGCGGTAAGGTGAACCAGCTCGGCCTGCTTTTCTTTAATCTTGGCCTGGGCTTCCTTCACCTTATTCATAATATTCATAAAATCAAACATACAATTCCTTCTGGTTTATTCTTCAAATATAATCGATTTCACTTTACTGGCCCAACAATTGGTTTAAAGTAAAATTTCAACCCTTACAATTATATCAAAATATTATTCCAATATTAAATCACAATCAACATATAAAATTAATCACAAAACCTTTTCGAAACATTATTCGATAAAATAATATATACCATATTGTTTTAATAATTGAATTATGAGCATTGTTAAAATTATCTCAAAAGAAAATATCAAGGACCTCAAGTTTACAAGTAAAGAGGTGCTATTGGATAAGGAAAGCAGGGAAAAAAGAATGCGAAATCTCCTAAGGGGTCTGGCATTGGGGAATGTGCTCCATGGAAAGGTAAAAATCACTTTTGAAACCGAAGATGCAAAGCTTTATCTGGTGGATACGACTATTTGGGCAGTGAGTCAGGAATTTATAAACCTAAAGGGAAATATTACCATTCCTGTCAATGCCATTCTTGGGTTGGACTTAAAGTATTGAAAAATTTCAAATATTAGCCCCCAATACAGTATTGGGGGCTAATATTTATTTTTTGCTGAAACCTAGCTGGCTTTTATGGTTCCAATAGCATCCTCAAAAGTCATTAGTTTTTGTTCTCCTGTTTTTAAATTTTTCAGGGTAATTTTATGCTGTTTGATTTCATCAGAACCTACCAGAATTACAAAAGGAATCCCTTTTCTATCCGCATAATTAAATTGCTTTTTGACTTTGGCATAATCCGGAAATATCTCAGCAGGGATATTCACACTCCTTAGGCCATTTAAAATTTTTAGGCCATAATTTCTCCCCTCCTCATCAAAATAGCCTATCATAGCACAGGAACTTTGGTTATGGTCGTCCGGGAAAAGATTCAATTCCTGAAGTACATCATAAATCCTATCTACGCCGAAGGAAAAGCCTACCCCACTGACCCCTTCCATTCCAAAAACACCTGTTAAATTATCATATCGACCTCCACCGCTTACCGACCCAATGGAAACCTTATTGACTTTCACTTCAAATATTGCTCCTGTATAATAGGATAATCCTCTGGCCAGGACCACGTCAAATTGAATATGGTCTTCTTCCTCACCAAATTCTTCAAGTAGTTGAAAAATTTCTTCAATTTCCATTATTCCTTTCATTCCCTGATCACTGGAAGAAAGAAATTGCTTCATAAAGCTGATTTTTTCCAAATTACCACCGGACAGGTTAATGACAGGCTCCAATTTGTTGATAGCATCCCGGGAAAAACCCCGTTGAAGCAGCTCCTCCTGCACTTTTCCCCAGCCGATTTTATCCAATTTATCTATAGCAACACACAGGGCAGATTCCTTTCCTTTTTCACCGATAACTTCCGAAATACCAGTAAGAATTTTTCGGTTATTGATTTTGATATTGTAATCAGTCAATTTTAACCTGAAGAAAACTTTTCGGATCATCAACAGAATTTCGGTCTCACAAATCAAACTATCAGTCCCGACAACATCTGCATCACATTGGTAAAACTCCCTGTACCTACCCTTTTGGGGTCGGTCTGCCCGCCAAACAGGTTGGATTTGAAAACGTTTAAAGGGGAAATTGATTTCATGCCGGTTCATCACCACATACCGTGCAAAAGGTACAGTTAGATCATATCGCAAACCTTTTTCAGCTACCTTAGGCATTACCGCTGTTGATCCTTCCCTCAAGTCAGGATCTTTAACTTTTTTTAGAAAATCTCCGCTGTTTAGGATTTTATATAAAAGCTGATCTCCTTCATCCCCATATTTACCTGTCAATACCGCAAGATTTTCCATGGCAGGGGTTTCCAATTGTTGGTAACCATAAAGCTGAAAAGTTTCTTTAATGATTTTAAAGATATAATTCCTCCTGGCCATTTGAATTGGGCCAAAATCTCTGGTTCCTTTTGGTAAAGATGGTTTCTGGATGCTCATTTTTCTCAATTTTGCCCAAAGGTAAAAAATATGCTTGATTAAGTGAAAATTAATAATCCGATCAGCTGGAAAACTCCATAAAGAAAACAACTTGAACCAAGTTCAAGTCAATAGAAAGGAAATGGTATTTGTTAAAAGACCCTAGCTTATTTTTCCCGAAATATTATTTAACTACCATTAAAAAAAACTGGTCAAGGCATTTAGGAATATCCTTCTCTTGGATACCCCCAAATTTCTTTTATTTTTCAAACAAGTAAAAGGAAAGGTGTTCAAGAAAATTTCAAACTTTATCCTTATTGCGCACTAAAAAAACCTCCGGAAATACTTATCCGGAGGTCTAGAAAAGAAATTTCCAGTCCCACTTTTCTCCCAACCAAACATAATCCTGTAAGCCCTTCTTCAAATTTCAGGTTTGTAATAGGAGTAATCTTTTATTCATATTCCTTTCAATTTACCACAGTCTATAACAACAAAGCACTTCGAATCCCTTCGGCAAATTTTTTTCCAAATGAGGCTGCTTCCTGAGTTTCTATAGCTTCTTTTTCAATTGATTTTAATGTGGTTTTTCTTCTGATGATTTCCCATACATTATCCCTAGCTTCCCGCTCATGGGCTGCTTCAGTATGAATCTGGAATTCTACATCATTGATTTCGATTTTAATGAGGTACTTCATGGTTCAGGTGTTTTGGTGAAACAAAACAATCGAAGCAAACATTACACTTCAGGTGTCTCCTGTCAGCTTCCTGACATCCAGTATGGAAATACACATACTTTATTTTACGCTTTTCAAATGCATTTTTTTGCACTTTATAAATATAAATATTATTTATTAATATTCACATCAATCCAAAAAAATTATTTTCAATGTAATTTTGACTTAATTTATAAACGTCGAAACTAAAAGCTTGGATGATTTACCACATCCCATTGATTTACCAAAATCATCCATTTATTTACACAACAATTCCTGTTCCTTTTTTTCCAAACCAGGAAAATTCCGCATTAATAATTGTCATACCAAAGAAAGTTCTATTTCATAATTCTCCATTGACAAAGCAGAAACATTTAGATTAAAAAAGCATCAAGACTTATCCGCCTCAATAAGGTTAAACCTTGAAAATCTACTTGTTAAACTTTCACTCCCCTTAATTATTTTCAAAAATTATTCGTACTTTTGCATTTCAATTTAAATTAACCATGCAGAATATTCGAAACATTGCGATCATCGCGCACGTGGACCACGGCAAGACAACACTCGTGGACAAAATCATTCATGCCTCTAAGATCTTTCGGGAAAACCAACAGTTTGACGACTTGATCCTGGACAATAATGATTTGGAAAGAGAAAGGGGAATTACCATCCTTTCCAAAAATGTTTCTGTTAGATATAAGGATATTAAAATCAATATCATTGACACCCCTGGTCACGCCGACTTTGGTGGAGAGGTTGAAAGGGTGCTTAAAATGGCAGATGGGGTTTTGCTTTTGGTGGATGCCTTTGAAGGCCCTATGCCGCAAACCCGTTTCGTATTGGGCAAAGCGCTTGATCTGGGATTGACTCCGATTGTGGTAGTCAACAAAGTAGATAAGCCCAACTGTCGTCCTGATGAAGTACATGAGGCAGTATTTGACCTTATGTTTAATTTGGATGCAACAGAAGAACAGTTGGACTTTGTTACCGTTTACGGGTCAGCCAAGAACAATTGGATGGGCCCTGATTGGAAAAAGGAAACTGACTCCATTCTTCCCCTATTGGACACCATCATTGAAAATATTCCAGAGCCAAAAATTGAAGAAGGCAGCACCCAGATGCAGATCACTTCTTTGGATTTCTCCAACTTTGTGGGAAGGATTGCTATTGGCCGGGTAAAAAGAGGTTCTTTGAAAGAAGGTGACCAGGTAGCTCTTTGCAAATCCGATGGTACCATTAAAAAAGTACGGATCAAAGAACTTCATGTATTTGAAGGTCTGGGCAAAAACAAAGTGGAAGAAGTGCAGGCAGGAGATATATGTGCAGTTACCGGTATTGAAGGATTTGAAATTGGTGATACAATTGCAGATGCAGAAAATCCCGAACCCCTACCAAGAATTTCCATCGATGAGCCTACCATGAATATGCTCTTCACCATCAATAATTCCCCATTTTTTGGGAAAGAAGGAAAGTTTGTGACTTCCCGTCATTTGAGGGATCGTCTTTTCAAGGAAATGGAGAAAAACCTTGCCTTAAGAGTAGAACCGACAGATAATGAAGACAAATTCCTGGTTTATGGACGGGGTATCCTGCATTTGTCCGTATTGATCGAGACCATGAGAAGAGAAGGTTATGAGCTCCAGGTGGGACAACCTCAGGTGATTTATAAAGAAATTGACGGGGTTAAAAGCGAACCTATTGAATCATTGGTGGTGGATGTGCCAGAAGAAACAGCCGGTAAGGTCATAGAGTTGGCCACCCAACGGAAAGGTGAACTTTTGGTCATGGAACCCCGCGGAGATTTGCAACATTTGGAATTCCAGATTCCTTCCAGAGGATTGATCGGTTTGAGAAACAATGTTTTGACCGCTACCCAAGGGGAAGCCATCATGAACCACAGATTTATCACTTACGAACCATTCAAAGGTGCTATCCCTAGCAGGATCAATGGTTCCCTGATCTCAATGGAGTCCGGCCCAACTACCGCTTATGCCATTGATAAACTTCAAGACAGAGGAACTTTCTTTGTGGATCCAGGAGAGGAAATTTATGGTGGACAGGTGATCGGTGAACATTCCAGAGATAATGATATCGTGGTCAATGTTCAAAAAGGAAAAAAACTGACCAACATGCGGGCTTCTGGTTCTGATGACAACTCCAAGATTGCTCCCGCCAAAAAATTCTCTTTGGAAGAGGCCATGGAATACATCCAAAAGGATGAATACCTGGAGATCACGCCAAAGAGCATGAGAATGAGAAAGATCTATCTTGACGAAAACGAAAGAAATAGAATGGCCAAAAAAGAAGCGGCCAATTAATCAATCCAATATTTCAAAAAACTCCCCGGAACATGGTTCCGGGGAGTTTTTTTTATACCATTTTTTTTGGACAGGTCTTGTTGAAAATTTCAAGGAATTTATCCACCTAATTCTTCTTGTTTTTCATAATATAGAAAGAGACCATCACAAGGCGCCCAACTGATGTTAGCCAATTGCCCTTCCTTAGAAATATGAAGCGCTTCTTTTTCCTCCTCACTACTGCTGCAGTTGTAAGCCATTCCGTCACCACCTGTAAAAGTAAGCACCACCACGCCCAGGTATTTATCTTTCAAATCTTCGGAAACTTCCTCAATCATATAGCTTCCTGTAGCCTCGGAATGAAAATCCTCACCATCGACCGTTTTCTTAAAGGTGCCCTCACTGGTAAAAGAATAGATTTCTGTCCGGGTCGGCCCTTCAGGTTCTGGAGGATTTTCCACCGTAAAGCCCCCCTCAGCTTTTACCAATTTCCACTCCCCTTCCACATAGGATTGACTAGCTTCAATGCCTTCTTTAGTTTCCAAAATTGAGCAGCTCCCTAATGCAAAAAACAATAAAAGGTTAAAAATCAATAACTTTTTCATAACAATAAACTTTTTATAAACCTATACGGAAAAAACTTCAACTTGTCCTGATAAAACAAAAAAAGAGGTGCTATAACACACCTCTTTAAATATCATTTAATTAATAATAACTTATTATTCGCCTTGGGCCAAGGAGAAACCTCGCTCACCATCAAAGGTGTAAAGGTTTTCAGTTTTGATAAAATCAAAACCCAAATCCTCCACTTGTCTCAAAACATCTAATACTTGTCTATGAGAAATTTCGGTTTGGTCCGCATTGAAGAAGCGCACCCTCCAGTGGTCAGAGCAGAAAGTTTCCTTCATTCCACCCGGGTAAACTTTTACTCCTCTATTGGTAATCAATTGCATTTTCAGCCCATCAGCATCAACAGCTCTCAGTTTATCACCAATGACATTGGCATCTCTGCCATTTTCTTTCCAATCGATAAATACATCAAGACCTACCAAATCCTTTTTGCATGGTTTTCTTTCAGTCAATTTGATGGTTCCTGAATTATCATCACCGCCAACATTTTTCTTAAACGCTGCAGGAACCATGGTGCTGGGCTTTTCACCAAGCCTTTCAATAACCGCTTGGGCAAATTCCTGGGTACCAACTCTCTTTTTAGAAATATTATCCTGATAAATATCTCCGGTGTGTAAACCATCTTCAAGGGTTTTCATCCAGGCATTGCTGATTTTCTCAGCCACTTCAGGCTGACCAATATGCACAAGCATCATGATAGCTCCATTCAACAACCCAGATGGATTAGCAAGATCTTTACCTGCAATGTCAGGGGCCGAACCATGAATAGCTTCAAACATGGCTACATTTTCACCGACATTGGAAGAGCCTCCAAGTCCAACAGATCCGGTAATTTGAGCTGCCACATCCGAAATGATATCACCATAAAGGTTTAAGGTAACGATCACATCAAACATTTCTGGTTTGTCAGCAATCAAAGCCGTTCCAATATCGATGATCTTATGATCAGCTTCAATTTCAGGGTATTCTTGGGCCACCTCATTAAATACTTTATGAAAAAGACCATCAGCCAACTTCATGATGTTGTCCTTGGTCATGCAGGTTACCTTTTTCCTGTTGTATTTACGGGCATATTCAAAGGCATACCTGATAATTTTTTCAGAACCAGGTCTGGAGATCAATTTAAGACATTGATAAACCTCGTCAGTTTGTCTATGCTCAATTCCAGCATACAAGTCCTCCTCATTTTCCCGAATAATGACCATATCGGTTTTCGGGAAATGGGTACGGATAAAAGGCGAATATGCTTTACAAGGTCTTACATTGGCATACAAGCCCAATGTTTTCCGGGTAGTCACGTTTAAACTCTTGAAACCTCCCCCCTGTGGAGTTGTAATAGGAGCTTTCAAAAAAACTTTTGTCTCTCTAAGAGAATCCCAAGCCTTGGGTTCAATTCCTGAACTGATGCCTTTAAGGTAAACTTGCTCCCCTATTTCTATTACATCAGTTTCTATTTGAGCGCCCGCTGCTTCCAATATGGACAACGTGGCTTTCATAATTTCAGGTCCAATACCATCACCGTAGGCTACGGTTATTTTTCTTTTGGATGACATAGTGTTAAAATGATTAAAGTTTGAAGTTTCAAGATGTGGTACAAAAATATAAAAAAATGCCAGACATGGCCCCTTAACCCTTTACAAATTCGGATAAAATAATAGCCATAACTGCGTTTCCTCCAAGAATTAACCATTTTTCGCCCCTAAATTTAACCCTTCATTTTTACATGGATTGCTTTGTGTTTGATATGTCTCCTCGTATATTTGGATTCAAACATAGGTTTAATAGGATGGCTGAATCTAACAATATTCTTTCTGAAAATAAGGACGGAATTCTTTACCTCACCATAAATCGAGAGTCCAAACTCAATGCAATCAATCACGAAACCCTTGAAGGGATCAAAAATATTTTTGACGAAGTCAATGATAATAAGTCGATTAAGGCTGTCATTCTAACTGGTGCGGGGGATAAGGCCTTTGTGGCAGGGGCGGACATTAGCGAAATAGCTCAATTGAACGAACTGAATGCCCGGAAATTTTCGGAAAACGGGCAAGAAGTTTATGATATAATTGAGTCTTGCCATAAACCGGTCATTGCAGTGGTCAATGGCTTTGCACTTGGTGGGGGATGTGAACTGGCCATGGCCTGTCATATGAGAATTGCCTCAGCCAATGCCAAATTCGGACAACCAGAAGTCAACTTGGGCATCATTCCAGGGTATGGTGGAACCCAGCGGCTTACATTTTTAGTAGGAAGAAGTAAAGCCAATGAACTTCTGATGACGGGAGAAATGATCGGGGCAGAGGAAGCCAAATCTCTTGGCTTGGTCAATCATGTTACTAGCAATAAAGAAGAGGCCCTTCATAAAGCAGAAGAAATTTTAAGAAAAATCATGACCAAGGCCCCATTAGCCATAGGCATGATCGTGGACTGTGTCAATTCGGTCTATACCAATGATGAAAATGGCTATCAAATCGAAGCCAATAGTTTTGCCAGATGTGTAAAATCAGAAGATTATTCAGAGGGAACCACCGCCTTTCTCGAAAAAAGAAAACCCAATTTTAAAGGGGAATAAGTCCCCTTTTCTTTTTTAATGCCCATGAGCCAACTCAGAAAACTTGCCGGACAGACGGCCATTTATGGGATTAGCAGCATTTTAGGAAGGGTTATCAATTTTTTACTCCTCCCCTTATATGTCACCTATCTCTCCAAAGAAGACCTTGGCTCCTTTACTGCCATTTACGCTTTTATCGCCTTCTTTAATGTCATCTTCACCTATGGGATGGAAACGACCTTTTTTAGGTTCGCCACCGGCAAAGGACTGCATCCAAAAAGGGTATTTAATAATGTCCAGTCCCTCGTCATGACCACTTCACTTTCCCTGGGAACCCTTCTATTTTTAAGTGCAGAACAAATAAGCATCTGGATGGATTATCCGGGCAAAGCCTATTTGTTCCAATGGACGGCTATGATCTTGACTATTGATGCCATTTTGGCAATTCCATATGCCAAGTTAAGGGTGGAAAACAAATCCCTTTCCTTTGCCCTGACTAAATTTCTCAACATTCTTCTTAATGTGGGTTTCAATATTTTCTTTATTGTTTTTTGTCACCATGTATATCAGGGGGATTACTTCTCTTTTTTACAGCCAACGGTAAATGCATTTTACAATCCAGATTGGGGTGTGGATTATATTCTATTGGCCAACCTTTTGGCCAATGGCTTAATCATTCCATTAATGATTTTCTTGACTGGAAAGTTTTCCTGGCAACTTGATGGAGCCTTGTTAAAATCGATGTGGCTTTATGCCCTTCCCTTGCTGTTTATGGGCCTGGCCGGAGTGACCAATGAGGTTTTTTCCAGGTTTTTGTTTGAATATATCCTTCCGGAAAATTTCTACCCCGGCCTAAGCACCAGAGAGGCTGCAGGGATATTTGGGGCCAATTTTAAACTGGCCATTTTTATGAACCTGATCATCCAGGCCTTTAAATATGCAGCAGAGCCATTTTTCTTTTCCCAAAGTGAGGACAAAAACAGTCCCCAACTTTATGCCACCGTCATGCATTGGTTTATCATTTTTTGCAGCACTTTAATGATTGCTGTTGCGGTCAATTTAAATATTATAGGACCAATGATTTTAAGAAGCCCAGGATATGAAGCGGGCTTGGTAATTGTGCCCATGTTGCTGATGGGCTATTTGATGCTGGGGGTTTACTTTAACCTTAGCATTTGGTTCAAGATTACCGATAAAACCATCTTCAGCTTTTACATCACAGGAACAGGGGCGCTTGTTACGATTTTAGTTATTGTGCTTCTAGTGCCCAAACTTGGCTATATCGGAGCAGCCTGCAGCACTTTGGCAACTTACCTGACCATGTCTGTGATCTGTTATTTATATGGCCAAAAATATTATCCCATCCCTTACCAAACCCTCAAAGGGATATTTTATTTGGTTTTGGCATTTGGCCTCAGTTATTTGGGATATTTCATAGAATTACCCTCAAAAGTGGCCACCTTTATGGTCCATAACAGCTTGGTAATAGCTTTTTTGGCAATCATTATCATTTTGGAAAAAAAGGAATTATCTTTAATCCTCAAAAAATTAAAAAAATAAAATCAACATGCAGGTAAAAGTCATCAACCAATCCAAACACCCCCTTCCAGCCTATCAAACCGAATTATCAGCAGGCCTTGATTTGCGTGCCAACCTGGAAACTTCAGTGACATTAGCACCTTTGGAAAGAAAGCTGATTGGTACCGGGCTCTATATGGAATTGCCTGCAGGATTTGAAGCACAAATCAGACCACGCAGCGGTCTGGCTTATAAGCATGGATTGACCGTCCTCAATTCCCCAGGCACCATTGATGCCGATTATCGAGGTGAAATCAAGGTTTTATTGGTCAATTTGTCCCAGGAATCATTTGAAGTCAAAGATGGGGAAAGGATAGCCCAAATGGTCGTTGCCAGGCACGAGCAAATCCAATGGGAAGAGGCCGTAGACCTTTCCTCCACCGAAAGAGGAGCTGGAGGCTACGGAAGCACCGGTAAATCCTGATTCCATCTCCCTCCCGGTCATAGGAACCAAAAAGGCCCTAAGTTTGTAAGTAAGCTTGAATGAACCTGTGGTAAACACAGATTAAGAAAGCGACTCTATAATCCATCATGAATAAACAAATCCATTTTACCCATACCCTTTTCCTGGGAATTTTGATTTCGGCTTTGATAATATCCGGGGATGTTCTAGCTCAGAAAAAACTTTCAAGAAAAGAGCGGAAACAACAAAGAAAGGAAACCAAAGCGGACCGCTTGTTTATTGAAGGGGAAAAACACATGATGTTGGAAGACTTTCAAAAGGCCTTTGCCTATTTTGAAAAAGCCCATGAACTAAAACCGGAATCCGGTGCCATTAATTTTAAAATGGCAGAAATCCTGGCCCGTGCCAATCAACATGAGGAGGCCTTAGAATATGGCCAAAAAGCCATTGATTCGGACCCTGAAAACAAATATTATCATTTGTTGCTGGCAGAAGTTTATACCAAGCAGGACAATCCTCAAAA includes the following:
- the dut gene encoding dUTP diphosphatase, translating into MQVKVINQSKHPLPAYQTELSAGLDLRANLETSVTLAPLERKLIGTGLYMELPAGFEAQIRPRSGLAYKHGLTVLNSPGTIDADYRGEIKVLLVNLSQESFEVKDGERIAQMVVARHEQIQWEEAVDLSSTERGAGGYGSTGKS